In a single window of the Anguilla rostrata isolate EN2019 chromosome 4, ASM1855537v3, whole genome shotgun sequence genome:
- the foxh1 gene encoding forkhead box protein H1 produces MTKHWGGQSLLAPPAITYLPSRSFGAQHDHHLDFASDAQESNAHPACPPPPSIVARSTPAPRWNGNPSPWPAQDPSWQERPTTAVPVACGTAYMDSEMPRDHSRKPAQFCPAAPRGQDQPIKQQRSEHPDPWDQEANSKGSRKKNYQRYPKPPYSYLAMIAMVIQNSPEKKLTLSQILKEISTLFPFFKGNYKGWRDSVRHNLSSYDCFVKVLKDPGKPQGKGNFWVVELSRVPLELLKRQNTAVSRQDETVFAQDLAPYILQGHAHKPPEAGGDAIPALPRPPAPAPPPACGPPPPEDPYRPKLDSSFAIDSLLHSLRPASAAGEGERSRDPWGEHHPCPQTRPHPRAELSPPAPAHPRCSSSFARRASASSASPASSSSSSSSSSSDEDWRGGKRGPPGGPGTGGFEDCRPPPHKASRRSAAPPWELPTSYAKYAPPNVVAPPSMRFGGGPSFLPLGGLPFYSYRGPPAGGGGHFMSHAYWPLLPGGRVPLQAPPLLMDLDSLLQSVPPNKSVFDVLGPSQSPHPPQGQYGLQSAPPLTRYPQY; encoded by the exons ATGACAAAACACTGGGGGGGTCAGAGCTTGCTGGCACCACCCGCAATCACGTACCTGCCCAGTCGTAGCTTCGGGGCGCAACACGACCATCACCTTGACTTCGCTTCGGACGCGCAGGAGAGCAATGCGCACCCggcctgtcctcctcctccgtccaTCGTAGCGCGGAGCACCCCGGCCCCGCGCTGGAACGGCAATCCCAGCCCCTGGCCGGCGCAGGACCCTTCCTGGCAAGAGAGGCCCACCACAGCTGTACCAGTCGCCTGTGGCACCGCGTACATGGACTCAGAGATGCCGCGGGACCACAGTCGTAAACCCGCCCAGTTCTGCCCGGCAGCGCCGCGAGGCCAGGACCAGCCGATCAAGCAGCAACGCAGCGAACACCCGGATCCTTGGGACCAAGAGGCAAACTCCAAAGGCAGCAGGAAAAAGAACTATCAGCGGTACCCCAAGCCCCCGTACTCATACCTAGCGATGATTGCTATGGTCATCCAGAATTCACCCGAGAAGAAGCTAACCCTCTCTCAG ATCCTGAAGGAGATCAGCACCCTCTTTCCGTTTTTCAAGGGGAACTACAAGGGCTGGAGGGACTCTGTTCGGCACAACCTCTCCTCGTACGACTGCTTCGTCAAG gtgCTGAAGGACCCTGGGAAGCCGCAGGGGAAAGGGAACTTCTGGGTGGTGGAGCTGAGCCGCGTGCCCCTGGAGCTGCTGAAGAGGCAGAACACGGCCGTGTCGCGGCAGGACGAGACCGTCTTCGCCCAGGACCTGGCCCCCTACATCCTGCAGGGCCACGCCCACAAGCCCCCGGAGGCGGGGGGCGACGCCATCCCCgccctcccccggccccccgcgccggccccgccccccgcgtgCGGCCCACCCCCGCCGGAGGACCCGTACCGGCCCAAGCTGGACTCCTCCTTCGCCATCGACTCGCTCCTGCACAGCCTGCGCCCCGCCAGCgccgcgggggagggggagcggtcCCGGGACCCCTGGGGAGAgcaccacccctgcccccaaacCCGCCCCCACCCGCGGGCGGAGCTctcgcccccggcccccgcaCACCCGCGGTGCTCTTCCTCGTTCGCCCGCAGAGCCTCCGCCAGCTCGGCCAGCCCcgcgtcttcctcctcctcctcctcctcctcgtcctcggaCGAAGACTGGAGGGGCGGGAAACGCGGGCCCCCGGGGGGACCCGGTACGGGCGGGTTCGAGGACtgccgcccgcccccccacaaGGCCTCGAGGAGGAGCGCCGCCCCCCCCTGGGAGCTGCCCACCTCCTACGCCAAATACGCCCCGCCCAACGTGGTGGCCCCCCCGAGCATGCGCTTCGGCGGGGGGCCGTCCTTCCTGCCCCTGGGGGGGCTGCCCTTCTACAGCTACCGGGGCCCCccggccggcggcggcggccattttatgAGCCACGCCTACTGGCCCCTCCTCCCCGGGGGGCGTGTCCCtctgcaggccccgcccctgctgATGGACCTGGACAGCCTGCTGCAGTCCGTGCCGCCCAACAAGAGTGTGTTTGACGTTCTGGGACCCAGCCAGTCCCCGCACCCCCCGCAGGGGCAGTATGGCCTGCAGAGTGCCCCGCCTCTCACCCGATACCCCCAATATTAA